In a single window of the Hippocampus zosterae strain Florida chromosome 6, ASM2543408v3, whole genome shotgun sequence genome:
- the LOC127602554 gene encoding LOW QUALITY PROTEIN: L-serine dehydratase/L-threonine deaminase-like (The sequence of the model RefSeq protein was modified relative to this genomic sequence to represent the inferred CDS: inserted 3 bases in 2 codons; substituted 1 base at 1 genomic stop codon), translating into MKNQQQLHVVTPVRESLALTKVARTPVCLKLDSSQPTGSFKIRGIGHLCKTWAERGCERFVCCSGGNAGMAAAYSARKLGVPXTIVVPSVTPEPTVDRLRDERATVVIHGKALNESIEYGQQLVANNLGWIFISPFDDPLIWEGHTSLLRELEQNMKEKPGAIVLSVGGGGLLNGVVEGLRRAGWADVPIVAMETVGAHSLNAAMKAGELVTLPAITSVVTTLGLTRVSAQXLKLVQEHTLLSEIVTDQXAIKAVERFLDDEKILVEPACGAALAAVYSDVIKRLQDKGKLERQLGPVVLVVCGGNNISMEQLQRLKKQVGLL; encoded by the exons ATGAAGAACCAACAGCAACTTCACGTGGTCACCCCGGTCAGAGAGAGCCTCGCCCTGACAAAAGTGGCACGAACCCCAGTTTGCCTCAAACTGGACTCGTCCCAGCCTACAGGCTCCTTTAAGATCAGGGGCATCGGACACCTGTGCAAAACT TGGGCTGAGCGAGGGTGTGAGAGGTTTGTCTGCTGTTCAG GAGGAAATGCAGGGATGGCTGCGGCCTATTCAGCCCGCAAACTGGGAGTAC CAACCATCGTGGTGCCCAGTGTTACGCCAGAGCCCACAGTGGACCGTCTGCGGGACGAGAGGGCTACTGTGGTCATCCACGGCAAG GCTCTGAATGAAAGCATTGAGTACGGACAGCAGCTTGTGGCAAACAACCTGGGCTGGATATTCATCTCTCCCTTTGATGACCCCCTCATCTG GGAGGGCCACACATCTCTGTTGCGGGAACTGGAGCAAAACATGAAAGAGAAGCCAGGCGCCATCGTGCTGTCGGTGGGGGGTGGCGGGCTGCTCAATGGGGTAGTGGAGGGCCTGCGGCGTGCCGGCTGGGCGGACGTGCCcattgttgccatggagaccgtTGGGGCTCATAGCCTTAATGCAGCCATGAAGGCAGGGGAGCTTGTCACTTTACCTGCTATCACCAG tgttGTCACCACACTAGGCCTGACAAGGGTCTCTGCACA ACTTAAACTGGTGCAGGAGCACACGCTCTTATCAGAAATAGTCACAGACCAGTAGGCCATAAAGGCCGTGGAACGCTTCTTAG ATGATGAGAAGATTCTGGTGGAGCCTGCGTGTGGTGCTGCTCTCGCAGCGGTGTACAGTGATGTCATCAAAAGGCTGCAGGATAAGGGCAAACTGGAGAGGCAGCTGGGCCCTGTGGTCCTtgttgtgtgtggaggcaacAACATCAGCATGGAGCAGCTACAGAGGTTGAAAAAACAAGTTGGTCTTCTCTAG